One stretch of Eggerthella lenta DSM 2243 DNA includes these proteins:
- the rsmH gene encoding 16S rRNA (cytosine(1402)-N(4))-methyltransferase RsmH → MTSEYRHTPVLLAECLEYSNLKPQHTFVDATLGGAGHSFEAAKLIGSGGTLIGIDQDEVALAAARRKLGTLPDDVRPRLELVRGNFGNMDEALLSTEVPGVDAVLFDLGVSSVQIDTPSRGFSFKENGPLDMRMDPGKQTLTAAEIINTYTAADLTRIIRTYSDEKWASRIADFAVRARQTAPIETSEQLVDIIKAAIPASARRAGGHPAKRTFQALRIEVNGELDVLRSGLDAAIRWLNPGGRLVVISYHSLEDRIVKETFAKFANRCTCPPDLPVCMCGKQPILDIVTRKPVLPTAEEIERNARARSAKLRVAQKR, encoded by the coding sequence ATGACAAGCGAATATCGGCATACACCCGTTCTGCTCGCCGAGTGCCTCGAATACTCGAACCTCAAACCACAGCATACATTCGTGGACGCAACACTCGGCGGTGCAGGGCATTCCTTCGAAGCGGCCAAGCTCATCGGGAGCGGGGGCACGCTCATCGGCATCGATCAAGACGAGGTGGCGCTGGCCGCTGCCCGTCGCAAACTCGGGACGTTGCCTGACGACGTGCGCCCGCGCCTGGAACTCGTGCGCGGCAACTTCGGAAATATGGATGAAGCGCTCCTCAGCACGGAGGTGCCCGGCGTCGATGCGGTTCTGTTCGACCTCGGAGTGTCTTCGGTGCAGATCGACACGCCGTCTCGAGGCTTCTCCTTCAAGGAGAACGGCCCTCTTGATATGCGGATGGATCCGGGTAAACAAACCCTTACCGCAGCAGAGATCATCAACACCTACACCGCAGCAGATCTCACTCGGATCATCCGTACCTACTCGGACGAGAAGTGGGCCAGCCGTATCGCGGACTTCGCGGTGCGGGCGCGGCAAACTGCTCCCATCGAGACGAGCGAGCAGCTGGTCGACATCATCAAAGCCGCCATCCCCGCCTCGGCGCGCCGTGCCGGGGGGCACCCGGCGAAGCGCACGTTCCAAGCGCTGCGCATCGAGGTGAACGGCGAGCTCGATGTGCTGAGAAGCGGCCTCGATGCGGCCATCCGCTGGCTCAACCCCGGCGGCCGCCTGGTGGTCATCAGCTACCACTCGCTTGAGGACCGCATCGTCAAGGAAACGTTCGCCAAGTTCGCGAACCGATGCACGTGCCCTCCGGATCTGCCGGTGTGCATGTGCGGGAAGCAGCCGATACTCGACATCGTCACCAGGAAGCCGGTTCTGCCGACGGCCGAAGAAATCGAGCGCAACGCTCGCGCACGCAGCGCCAAGCTTCGCGTAGCGCAGAAACGATAA
- a CDS encoding site-specific tyrosine recombinase — MDELYREYLAYLRVERGSSPLTVSAYAADLKDYAQFLEKRGVESLDDVDREVIVAYESDLFGRGYAASTVDRHVSVLKGFHRFLVREGYARRNPADTIQLPKAPDRLPDVLSVAQVDAMLSRPLDEGPLALRNRAILEVLYGCGLRVSECTGLDLGDAILEEGYLHILGKGNKERIAPISGAALRALRDYLERGRPELVRSYAKSTSAVFLNARGGRLTRQSVHSLVAEAGRFIGVANLHPHTLRHSFATHMLAGGADLRVIQEILGHSDISTTQIYTHVNRTHIREEYLSAHPRAK; from the coding sequence ATGGACGAGCTGTATCGAGAGTACCTGGCGTATCTGCGCGTCGAGCGAGGCAGCTCTCCGTTGACCGTGTCCGCGTACGCCGCCGACCTCAAGGACTACGCGCAGTTTCTCGAGAAACGCGGGGTCGAGTCGCTGGACGACGTCGATCGCGAGGTCATCGTAGCTTACGAGTCGGATCTGTTCGGCCGCGGGTATGCGGCCTCGACGGTGGACCGCCATGTGTCCGTGCTCAAGGGGTTCCACCGCTTCCTCGTGCGAGAAGGCTACGCGCGCCGCAATCCGGCCGACACTATCCAGCTTCCCAAGGCGCCCGACCGTCTTCCCGACGTGCTTTCGGTGGCGCAGGTGGACGCCATGCTGTCGCGCCCGCTGGACGAAGGCCCTCTGGCCCTTCGCAACCGGGCCATCCTCGAGGTCCTGTACGGTTGCGGGCTGCGCGTGAGCGAGTGCACGGGGCTCGATTTGGGCGACGCCATCTTGGAGGAAGGTTATCTTCATATCCTGGGCAAGGGGAATAAGGAACGCATCGCCCCCATCTCGGGCGCCGCGCTGCGCGCGCTGCGCGACTACCTCGAGCGCGGACGCCCCGAGCTCGTCCGCTCGTACGCGAAATCCACCTCGGCCGTGTTCCTCAACGCGCGCGGCGGGCGGCTGACGCGCCAGAGCGTGCACTCCCTCGTCGCCGAGGCCGGCCGCTTCATCGGCGTGGCGAACCTTCATCCGCACACGCTGCGCCATTCCTTCGCCACCCACATGCTCGCCGGCGGCGCCGATCTGCGCGTCATCCAAGAGATCCTGGGGCATTCGGACATCTCCACCACCCAGATCTACACCCATGTGAACCGCACCCATATCCGCGAGGAGTATCTGAGCGCCCATCCCCGCGCGAAGTAG
- a CDS encoding cell division protein FtsL, with protein sequence MGAAPAYSYYPERAPERSPRERISVVPGRGTRTQTPTLPSNVVFLAKAAAVVLLVVSLVGFARIGLMSATISTTMQSSQLTSQISDARSSGAALEVSQSTLSNPTKVKQQAGKLGMAAPETTGVITLDKDVVATDESGALSLSKSVAIAAGSEA encoded by the coding sequence ATGGGCGCAGCACCAGCGTATTCGTACTATCCCGAGCGCGCACCCGAACGCAGCCCGCGCGAGCGCATCAGCGTCGTTCCGGGCCGCGGCACCCGCACGCAGACCCCCACGCTTCCGTCGAACGTCGTGTTCTTGGCGAAGGCGGCGGCGGTCGTGTTGCTGGTGGTGTCGCTTGTGGGATTCGCGCGCATCGGGCTCATGTCCGCGACGATCTCCACGACGATGCAGTCGAGCCAGCTGACCAGCCAGATCAGCGACGCCCGCTCTTCGGGTGCCGCGCTGGAAGTGTCCCAGAGCACGCTGTCCAATCCGACGAAGGTGAAGCAGCAGGCGGGCAAGCTGGGCATGGCCGCTCCCGAGACCACGGGGGTCATCACTCTGGATAAGGACGTCGTCGCAACCGACGAGTCCGGCGCCCTGTCCCTTTCGAAGAGCGTTGCCATAGCGGCTGGCTCCGAGGCGTAA
- a CDS encoding division/cell wall cluster transcriptional repressor MraZ — protein MAEEGNKVVDLNSAYRHKVDAKGRMSLPASFRKVLSTDLVVTRNPKDECLYVFEPDAFNAWVAGVFEDKFEKFDRTNDLHVRLRRKLKSRAADVSIDAAGRIMISAEQREAVGIDKEVVVVGNTGYFEIWDAKRYDAVDDETDLGLLFD, from the coding sequence ATGGCGGAAGAGGGCAACAAGGTTGTCGATCTCAACAGCGCGTACCGCCATAAGGTGGACGCCAAAGGCCGCATGTCGCTTCCCGCATCGTTTCGCAAGGTTCTCTCGACGGATCTGGTGGTAACCCGCAACCCGAAGGACGAGTGCCTCTACGTGTTCGAGCCCGATGCGTTCAATGCATGGGTGGCCGGCGTGTTCGAGGACAAGTTCGAGAAGTTCGACCGCACCAACGATCTCCATGTTCGCCTGCGCCGCAAGCTGAAGTCGCGTGCAGCCGATGTGTCCATCGACGCAGCCGGCCGCATCATGATCTCGGCCGAGCAGCGCGAAGCCGTGGGAATCGACAAGGAGGTCGTCGTCGTGGGCAACACGGGCTACTTCGAGATCTGGGACGCAAAGCGCTACGACGCGGTGGACGACGAGACCGACCTCGGTCTGTTGTTCGACTGA
- a CDS encoding peptidoglycan D,D-transpeptidase FtsI family protein, protein MRASGRPAAAVDFNSNSNRVFLPILAFAVIASLFVLRLAYLQVIAAPAMASEAENARMSYDWIEPRRGTIYDRNGVVLATSVESTTIYIDPVEVDDADATAQVLVDVLGGQKSDYLEAITAPNTRYAVVKEKADVAVGDALKERVRELSASGGSREGMDFGIRYKTLWKREYPNAQVGGQVIGACTLETDAENNREYYKGVSGLELYYDDVLSGEAGYTREERSPDGTPIPGGTRDSKAAVDGEDIIISIDIELQQSVEERLTADAKGITANGGSAIVMDGGTGEIYAAASLPLLNPADRTNMEADAPKLKCVTDLFEPGSIFKSVSAMAILEAGTMTPDTELFCPSSIEADGYVIRDAHERGDATYTLRQIMDQSSNVGISLATENATVGDVSGFRNLYNKINEYNLHTKTGVDYPGEGEAGTEYLGNLLPFDDWSKVTAYNVSFGQGLSLTPLQITRFYGALVNDGVECTPHFLLSKPQSGETAEYGSDTVIKDKKAIDDLTSMLKTVVTEGTGKAAAIDGFNVAGKTSTAEIYDEKNGGYRKGVYNLAFTGFLADSSSQLVCFVGANEVPTDGVVTPIFKDIMTTAIDRFNIYPE, encoded by the coding sequence GTGCGCGCCTCCGGCCGCCCGGCTGCGGCGGTCGACTTCAACTCGAATTCGAACCGGGTGTTCCTTCCCATTCTCGCCTTCGCCGTCATCGCGTCGCTGTTCGTGCTGCGCTTGGCGTACCTGCAGGTGATAGCCGCCCCTGCCATGGCTTCGGAAGCCGAGAACGCGCGTATGAGCTACGACTGGATCGAGCCGCGCCGCGGCACCATCTACGATCGCAACGGCGTGGTGCTGGCCACCTCCGTGGAGTCGACCACCATCTACATCGACCCGGTGGAAGTCGACGACGCGGACGCGACGGCTCAGGTGCTCGTCGACGTGCTGGGCGGCCAGAAGTCCGACTACCTGGAAGCCATCACCGCTCCGAACACGCGGTACGCGGTGGTGAAGGAGAAGGCCGACGTGGCGGTGGGGGACGCTCTCAAGGAGCGCGTGCGCGAGCTCTCGGCTTCGGGTGGGTCGCGCGAAGGCATGGACTTCGGCATCCGCTATAAGACGCTGTGGAAGCGCGAGTATCCGAACGCTCAGGTGGGAGGCCAGGTCATCGGCGCATGCACGCTGGAAACCGATGCCGAGAACAACCGCGAGTACTACAAGGGGGTATCGGGCCTCGAGCTGTACTACGACGACGTGCTGTCAGGCGAGGCGGGCTACACGCGCGAGGAGCGCAGCCCCGACGGCACGCCCATTCCCGGCGGCACGCGCGACTCCAAGGCGGCCGTGGACGGCGAGGACATCATCATATCCATCGACATAGAGCTGCAGCAATCCGTCGAGGAGCGCCTGACGGCCGATGCCAAGGGCATCACGGCCAACGGCGGCAGCGCCATCGTGATGGACGGCGGCACGGGAGAGATCTACGCCGCGGCGTCACTGCCGCTGCTCAATCCGGCCGACCGGACGAATATGGAAGCGGATGCGCCGAAGCTCAAATGCGTGACCGACCTGTTCGAGCCAGGCTCCATCTTCAAATCGGTGTCGGCCATGGCCATCCTGGAAGCTGGCACCATGACGCCCGACACCGAGCTGTTCTGCCCGTCTTCCATCGAGGCCGACGGCTACGTCATTAGGGATGCGCACGAGCGCGGCGATGCCACGTACACGCTGCGGCAGATCATGGACCAGTCGTCGAACGTCGGCATCTCGCTGGCCACCGAGAACGCGACGGTGGGCGACGTGTCGGGGTTCCGGAACCTCTACAACAAGATCAACGAGTACAACCTGCACACGAAAACGGGCGTGGACTATCCGGGCGAGGGCGAAGCCGGCACCGAGTACCTGGGGAACCTGCTTCCCTTCGACGATTGGAGTAAGGTCACCGCCTACAACGTCAGCTTCGGGCAGGGCCTGTCGCTCACGCCGTTGCAGATCACCCGCTTCTACGGAGCGCTCGTGAACGACGGCGTGGAGTGCACGCCGCACTTCCTCCTGTCGAAGCCCCAAAGCGGCGAGACGGCCGAGTACGGAAGTGACACCGTCATCAAGGACAAGAAAGCCATCGACGATCTGACCAGCATGCTGAAGACCGTCGTCACCGAGGGCACGGGCAAGGCCGCCGCCATCGACGGCTTCAACGTGGCGGGCAAGACGTCCACGGCGGAGATCTACGACGAGAAGAACGGCGGCTACCGAAAAGGGGTGTACAACCTGGCCTTCACCGGTTTCCTGGCCGATTCTTCCAGCCAATTGGTTTGTTTTGTGGGTGCCAACGAGGTTCCCACCGACGGTGTGGTCACGCCGATTTTTAAGGATATAATGACAACAGCCATCGACCGATTCAACATTTATCCGGAGTGA